tgttcGATGGTATGGCAACGTttgattctaataattttatgGGATTGATATTTAGAAAGTTCTATgatttgaagaaagaataaaaatgatgcttttttttcatgTATTTGTACTGCTCcaataatatttaattaGCCTATTCATTGCCAATACCTTTTAGAAACATTTATACCATTctattttaatattattattattattacttaTTGTCGTTTTAAcagaaatcaaatcaaagtttttttttttttagtaaaAATAAGGTTTTTCTCTCATTACGTGTTTCGTTTTACATTTAgttcttttaaaaaatgTGTATTTATAGTTAAAACAACactaataatacaatttaGGATAATTTAATATGAGTTAGTTTGATTCTTTGACTATTGGTCGTCTtctaaagaaaaaaaactatgCTGTTGATCTTTTTAACAACTCttctaatttcttttctaatGCTTCCAactttttatctttttctaaTCCAGCATTTGTCAATTCTGATACCCTTGACTCTAACTTAGTTACCACCTCAGCCAACTTTTCGACAGTGGTGTAGTCGTTATTTGcagttgatttttttggtacatttgatttactatcttgttgattttcttgtttgacTGATTTTCCATTTGTAACTGGAGATGTCACTTTCTTTGGTTCCTCTTTCTTTGGCTCCTCTTTCTTTGGTTCTTCCTTCTTAGGCTCTTCCTTTTTATCAACCTTAGAAGGGGATAATGACTTTGTTACTGGCTTCTTTACTTCCTCCCAGGCTTCATCTTTTCCGTTTTCCTGGTTGGTATTGTCTTCGTCATCAGATTGTTCAGCTACTTTATTAAGCAAACTACTTACTTGTCCTGAAGTCTTTAATAAATCGTCGACATTCTTTCCTGGAGTGCCTTCTTTAGTAGATTCgatttcttgtttcttaGTAGTAGAAGCAGTAGCAGCTGATGTTGATTGACTATCAGACTTCTTTTCCTTCTGTTCACTCTTTAACTTGATTTCCtcttgtttcttttgttcGGCCTCTTTTTTGACTTCGTTTACCACGGTTACTGGTTTGGATTCGTGGATTTCTGGTTTGATACCATTATACAATGATTCCATTGTAATGAGCAATGGACCATTCACCTCTTTGCCAGAGAACCATTCTTCAGCGCTCAATGCTGGCTCTGTCGAAGGACAGTCTGGATAAATATCAGCTTGGAATACTTCTGCCCTTCTTGGTACAATAAAGGAAACAGGCTCGATGGAGTTATCCAAAACTGTTTTGTAACTTTTAGTAACTTCATTGTCTTTCAAATTAACTGAATATTTAGGAGCAACAGCAAATCCTCTTTGAGGGTCGGTCGATGTGTATTCGGATAACTCGAACAATTCATCATTGATATACTCATAATAACGAATATTTCCGTCACCCTTACCAGCAACATATAATATTGAGGTTTCCACGTCAAAGTATGGAATCAAAACACCGGACGACGTATCAACTTGCCAAAATCCATTGATTGGACCTTTGTCAATATTCTCAACATCCCAAATACCAATTTGACGATCCGAAAACCTAGAAAACCCAGTTGTAACAATTCTATCGGTATTTCCAAGCCAAGCAACCCTCGATGGTTTGGCTCCGGCGTGCCCAGATCCTTCAGAAATGATCTTACCTGATCTGATATCCCAAATACGCAATTTCTTGTCTCTGGAACAGGTAGCTAATAAGGACCCGTTGtaattgaatgaaattgatgtgACAAAATCGTTATGCTGCAAAGTGATTTCATCTTTCCCAGTTTCAACATTCCAAATTTTAACTGAATAGTCCAACGATGTTGATGCCAACACATTTTCAGCACATGGATGGAATGCAATCAATCCgactttctttttgtgGCCCGATAAGACTTTAATGGGTTCAGTGACATctttaatattttcttcttcatcaagaTACTTGTGAAATGAATAGTCATCGGGAATTTGCCAAATCAAAATGTCTCCATCATCAGAGCAACTAGcaatttgttgttcatTGAATGGATTGAAAGCAGTATCTAAAACTGGACCCTTGTGTCCTCTAAATAACGAAACAGTATCAGGAGCTTTCCCAGTCTCGTTAACAGGAATGACAGCAAATGCACCACCCCCTGAAGACTCCCAATTAACTGAAATGTACTTTCCATTGGtttgaataatattggAATCCCAAGCATTTTTGGTAATTCTCAAGTTCTCATAACACAATTCTTTCTTGGCTGGTTGTCCAAAAACATGACGATACTTGGAGGCTCTCACAAATTTTCcactaatttcaaattggtcTTGTTAGTACTTTATGTGTATTTgagaataaataaaaaccCCAGTCTTTTGTATTATTGCGTATACAATTTGAAAAGGTGGTCGTGGTGgtcgttgttgtttagCAATTCAACAGCAAACTCAAAATCAGAACATACCTCATATTTAGCACAACTTGGATATTCTGTTTTAGTAAAAGAGGTGGTAATGGTTACTGgttttttaaatgaattatcaaTGTCGAATAAGCTCGATTCTTGGTTGGACGTTTTcggtatttttttttttttttgcttttcttggtgtttacttgttggtgttggtgtCTTCTGCTGCCGCCCACCCCCCATTGTTCACTTACTACTcactactaccaccactgTTCGTTTTGTTCCACTTTATTGTATGAGAGGTGAATGTTTCAAAATGCTGTCTATGTAAAACAGATAATGTGACTGCTAACTATAATATGAATTGCTCACAAACAACTGAACTACCGATCATTATATTCGATGAAACAAGACTAGAGTAGAAATCGTTTCCTATACGTTTTTTGAGAGATCCAGAAATTAGTAAACgtcttttttgttcaaagTCAAAGTTCATTcaaaaaagttgaattcAACTTGTTGATCAAGTAATTGAGAGTCACGTCCAATGACAATCTCTCAGCTTTTTGGTGGAAGTAATAGTTGTAGATGGTTTACTCTTTTCAATCTCAGACACTGAGTGTTGTGGGATCTAcgatttcatttttttttttttggtttgggcttattttgtttacaactttttcaatctaTCTGGTTTAAGCAAGTCACAACATGCTACTGCACCGACTAATTCCCAGAGTAATACCGAGAGTTGGAAACTTTATTAGGCCTTTTTTGGTTTCACACTATCTGACCACGTTAGATGCCGACAATTTAACATACGAGAATAGAAAAGGGATCATCACCAATGATGGAAAGAATCACGTTGATTCCAAGTATTATCCCCTGCTTTCGGCCGTTCGTCAAAGACTAGCAGGAAGTGAAAAATTACGTGTCAAGGAATTTTGTAAAAACTTTAAAGACGTTGTTAAATTTCTGGACATAGATAATAACCGACTGTGTGAGATTTATTTGCTTGAAGGGAGAATAACTAGTATAAGAAAATCAGGCAAAGCTATGTATTTTATTGACATAGTCCAAGACGACTGTTCAGTACAGATTATGGCAACGAATAAATTAATGGGGATGGATCCGACGGCTTTTAATGATTGTCATAgctttttcaaaattggcGATTATATTGCTGTTAGGGGTTACGCTTCCAGAACGAAAACTGGAGAATTGactttgaaattgaacaagCAAATTGAAATGTTGACGCCTGTTTTGCTGAAAATGCCAAACAGATTAGAGGATCGTGGcttgattaataataataggGTTCTAAACTATCTAGTAAACCGAGATTCCAAGGATGCAATAATTGTCAAGTCGAAAGTCATTCAAGCCATTCGAAATTTTTTACTCGATAGAGATTTTTTGGAAGTACAGACACCAATATTGAGTGGTCAAGGCACTGGTGCTAATGCAACTCCATTTGTAACAAAATTCAAGGGGGAACCCGTGCATTTACGTGTTGCTCCAGAACTATGgttgaagaaattagtGATTGGTGGATTTGATAAGgtatttgaaattggcAGTAACTTTAGGAATGAGGGCATTGATATGACTCACAATCCTGAGTTTGCCACCTGTGAATTCTATCAAGCTTACACTAGTTTGGatgaattaatgaaaatgacaGAAGATATGTTTGGTTATGTTTTTGACAAGTTGGGGGTTACAGATAAATTTCCTACTGGCAATTTCCCCAAATACGAGTTTTTGCCTACGATCGAACAAAAGACCGGAGTGTCCATTACTGATTTGACTTTGGACGGATTGGTTAATTATCATAAGAGATTGGACTTGGCAGTACCACCAAACCCTAATCCAgttaaattgttgaataatttgTCAGAAATATATTTGGAATCAATTTGCTCGGAACATCCAAATACCCCagtttttatatataacCAGCCAGAGATTATGTCACCATTGgcaaaatcaattacagATGCTGCGGGCAATAGAATTTCATCGAGgtttgaattatttataaatgCCAGAGAGATGGCCAATGCATATGAAGAGGAAAATGATCCATGTAAGCAATTAgagaaattcaaattgcaacaaaaaatgaaagCTGATTACAACGATCAAGAAATGTTGATCCCAGATCATAATTATGTTTGGGCAATGGAATATGGATTGCCCCCAACAGGTGGTTGGGGATGTGGCATCGATAGACTTGCAATGTTGATTGCAGGTGCAAATAGAATTGAGGATGTTCTAACATTTGGGACATTGCTGTctgttttgaaaaattgatggtGTAACTGCAAAATCAGCACATTAACAAACTTGTAAATAGTTGCAAACCATTAGAGAGCATAAAATCTTGATAGTTGTATTGTGTATCTTTCTATAAAATGTCTATATAACTAAATAAATAACTGAAACAAATGTGAGAACTATCTGAGATCCTGATTTTACATAAGATATCTTTTGACGTTCTCATAAGCAACAAAAGTAACACACGTTGCAGGTAGAACTCTTAGAATATTTGCACCTATTCCTTTGTAGAACCCCTTTAATCCTCCTTCTTTATAGTACAACTCTTTAACTATGGAAACAATACTCAGTGAAGAGTCTTGGGAATACTGTAGCCGTGATCTAACGACCTGAGTGGGATATAGAATCAACATACTAATGATTTTCGACGATGCTGAAGAATACAAGTACTGCCAAGTTGACAAATGAGACGTTGCACCAATACTTTCTGACTTATGATGAGGACTCAGTAAATACACTTTGATATGGTCATAGATGGTAATTTGTAAACTTGCTTGTACAACCAGAAAAAGACTGGGAATGGTTCCTTTCCAGAAGCTGGTTATTCCTTCTTTTGCTAGCATTTGTCTTATGCCATCTGTAACTGATCTATAAGCATTGGATTCATTTCTTGAACTTCCTAATATTCGTGTTTTCAACACCCATAATGGATTAGTTATAATGGACGTCGATAACCCCGCTAATACCGACGAGGCAAAATAATTCATTGTAGTATTGTTTGTCTTAACTTTACTTTTAAATTCGGCATACAAGGCAAAATAGATACCCCAAGCAGAAATGTTTCCGATCAAGTTTGGAGTGATTCCTCGATAGTACTGgatcaaataattgaatgCCTTGGGCTTGTGATTCAATTTGTATG
The Candida albicans SC5314 chromosome 7, complete sequence genome window above contains:
- the CRN1 gene encoding Crn1p (Coronin; cortical actin cytoskeletal component; predicted role in regulation of actin patch assembly; rat catheter and Spider biofilm repressed) gives rise to the protein MSGKFVRASKYRHVFGQPAKKELCYENLRITKNAWDSNIIQTNGKYISVNWESSGGGAFAVIPVNETGKAPDTVSLFRGHKGPVLDTAFNPFNEQQIASCSDDGDILIWQIPDDYSFHKYLDEEENIKDVTEPIKVLSGHKKKVGLIAFHPCAENVLASTSLDYSVKIWNVETGKDEITLQHNDFVTSISFNYNGSLLATCSRDKKLRIWDIRSGKIISEGSGHAGAKPSRVAWLGNTDRIVTTGFSRFSDRQIGIWDVENIDKGPINGFWQVDTSSGVLIPYFDVETSILYVAGKGDGNIRYYEYINDELFELSEYTSTDPQRGFAVAPKYSVNLKDNEVTKSYKTVLDNSIEPVSFIVPRRAEVFQADIYPDCPSTEPALSAEEWFSGKEVNGPLLITMESLYNGIKPEIHESKPVTVVNEVKKEAEQKKQEEIKLKSEQKEKKSDSQSTSAATASTTKKQEIESTKEGTPGKNVDDLLKTSGQVSSLLNKVAEQSDDEDNTNQENGKDEAWEEVKKPVTKSLSPSKVDKKEEPKKEEPKKEEPKKEEPKKVTSPVTNGKSVKQENQQDSKSNVPKKSTANNDYTTVEKLAEVVTKLESRVSELTNAGLEKDKKLEALEKKLEELLKRSTA
- the MSK1 gene encoding lysine--tRNA ligase (Putative mitochondrial lysine-tRNA synthetase; flucytosine repressed), yielding MLSHRLIPRVIPRVGNFIRPFLVSHYSTTLDADNLTYENRKGIITNDGKNHVDSKYYPSLSAVRQRLAGSEKLRVKEFCKNFKDVVKFSDIDNNRSCEIYLLEGRITSIRKSGKAMYFIDIVQDDCSVQIMATNKLMGMDPTAFNDCHSFFKIGDYIAVRGYASRTKTGELTLKLNKQIEMLTPVLSKMPNRLEDRGLINNNRVLNYLVNRDSKDAIIVKSKVIQAIRNFLLDRDFLEVQTPILSGQGTGANATPFVTKFKGEPVHLRVAPELWLKKLVIGGFDKVFEIGSNFRNEGIDMTHNPEFATCEFYQAYTSLDELMKMTEDMFGYVFDKLGVTDKFPTGNFPKYEFLPTIEQKTGVSITDLTLDGLVNYHKRLDLAVPPNPNPVKLLNNLSEIYLESICSEHPNTPVFIYNQPEIMSPLAKSITDAAGNRISSRFELFINAREMANAYEEENDPCKQLEKFKLQQKMKADYNDQEMLIPDHNYVWAMEYGLPPTGGWGCGIDRLAMLIAGANRIEDVLTFGTLSSVLKN
- a CDS encoding flavin adenine dinucleotide transporter (Ortholog(s) have FAD transmembrane transporter activity, role in FAD transport and mitochondrion localization), coding for MELNTTDKQVHTRRFSSREIEVISGLLAGFSTTIVTHPLDVIKIRLQLSRDTPKTTHPLESIISVIKKINQDAKVAYKLNHKPKAFNYLIQYYRGITPNLIGNISAWGIYFALYAEFKSKVKTNNTTMNYFASSVLAGLSTSIITNPLWVLKTRILGSSRNESNAYRSVTDGIRQMLAKEGITSFWKGTIPSLFSVVQASLQITIYDHIKVYLSSPHHKSESIGATSHLSTWQYLYSSASSKIISMLILYPTQVVRSRLQYSQDSSSSIVSIVKELYYKEGGLKGFYKGIGANILRVLPATCVTFVAYENVKRYLM